One region of Danio aesculapii chromosome 7, fDanAes4.1, whole genome shotgun sequence genomic DNA includes:
- the LOC130232647 gene encoding protein translocase subunit SecA-like produces the protein MESSGRPLSARLLSLLKNGQWDKDDVVKLFKALVEQFNGRNEEFPTWMMKILYQVEIHKISVSDLTLNGEIVDDVEDKINKISKTTEEKTLDEILWEIKEQAVIDEKTMAEVKDIVSSVSKCLSASSAPHLQGIKQSLFQLCKAVEKTMKLKPRLTQMVSWCILVLSESSRLVQVGTGEGKSCIVAMFAAYQVRMGKTPDIISSSPVLAERDCREWLRFYKELNITADVNTNKSKDKELKECYECQVVYGTSDSFAGDFLRQRFHRRDVRPKREFQCVIVDEVDSLMLDKGLEVVYLNTDMPLMESLNGILAKIWLIINQVKFLDTGEILGPIQSFHQVLSDIINEKENTDKASIVKNAADAAKLDKASVAETEAFLTIFATNFPDYLFKIYQEDPDGTLKKLKEISPTVTIRRQEISVLLLGNGKCRSVYYKEDSLVQSLTKIMKKCLLSESKNQNKSCIPGMEDLINGKVQIWIENALQATKMTLGHEYILHDNEVVPVDYKCTGVVQNNMRWGEGLQQFLQMKHQTKLSNMSLITNFMSNVGLFKKYNDQIYGITGTLGDQTELDMLKKLYNGMKTCNIPSFRRRKLYELEGLVVSEEDEWIRTICDAVQHQVFPTVYRGPRAALIICETINRAEMFHKTLADTISKDKLKLYVNNNMNNSTVIDKTVEGGDVIIATNLAGRGTDLKVCKSVNEAGGLFVLQTFLPLNIRVEQQAFGRTARQGSPGSAQLIMCDSHFSESVKLVMDLKTSLPSLLSHVEHLTMILKSCLKNTLSTQSLFEETVYCYLNKRSSQTHKAMILALTGFLNMESAPFMGCNLAEAKDARKILVKIRLSRFLEKDVAKISKEEELFSIYLDILDQIYEDDVFPDQRDVIVSSLHECWGLWLLMNSSEEKPIEMQKEKLKVDLSNAKQKLFSKQSPSSMVYYYIRSGNNLREQRCLKESMDMYTKALEEDASGSIIPLYNRALATIMKKDAGYIARALADLEKAVIAIDLYKLQLASIHILVKSSSHEPSTEADNLLTKQIHVKFVIVDQLKINIQDAVMKLKRAERRGDDVRLLEKHVIFLAKDFLKRTIGRRNISLAEGLALHLIEDFTKTATIRRGDVNVIEKYVQHFFGNRPEGRREDVNMNESLSFEPLDDFIRSSQRNLVELLREYEYFMSLGLDTIFELDTIFSVSGYISKIFKTPV, from the coding sequence ATGGAGTCATCAGGGAGACCGCTGTCAGCACGACTGCTTTCCCTGCTCAAGAATGGACAATGGGATAAAGATGATGTTGTCAAGTTGTTTAAAGCCCTGGTGGAGCAGTTTAATGGCAGGAATGAAGAATTTCCCACATGGATGATGAAAATTCTTTATCAAGTGGAGATTCACAAAATAAGCGTATCAGATTTGACACTGAATGGTGAGATTGTGGATGATGTTGAggacaaaatcaacaaaatatccaAAACCACTGAGGAGAAAACACTGGATGAGATTCTATGGGAAATTAAGGAACAGGCAGTTATAGATGAAAAAACTATGGCAGAAGTGAAAGACATTGTGAGCTCGGTGTCCAAATGTCTATCAGCTTCTTCAGCACCACATCTACAAGGAATAAAGCAAAGTCTGTTTCAACTCTGCAAAGCTGTAGAAAAGACGATGAAACTCAAACCTCGACTGACTCAGATGGTGAGCTGGTGCATTCTGGTGCTTTCTGAATCCAGTCGGCTGGTTCAGGTTGGAACAGGAGAGGGAAAGTCGTGTATTGTGGCCATGTTTGCAGCATATCAGGTCAGGATGGGAAAAACCCCAGACATCATTTCAAGTTCCCCAGTACTTGCGGAAAGAGACTGTAGAGAATGGCTTCGCTTCTATAAAGAACTGAACATCACTGCTGATGTAAACACCAACAAATCAAAAGACAAAGAGCTGAAAGAGTGCTATGAATGTCAGGTGGTCTACGGTACATCGGACAGCTTTGCAGGTGATTTTCTGCGACAGCGTTTCCACAGAAGAGATGTGAGACCTAAAAGAGAGTTTCAGTGTGTGATAGTAGACGAAGTGGACTCGCTAATGCTGGACAAAGGTCTTGAAGTGGTCTACTTGAATACTGATATGCCGCTCATGGAGTCTCTGAATGGGATACTGGCTAAAATCTGGCTAATCATCAACCAAGTGAAGTTTTTAGACACTGGAGAGATTTTAGGTCCCATTCAGAGTTTCCATCAGGTACTGTCTGATAtcataaatgaaaaagaaaacactGATAAAGCTAGTATTGTAAAGAATGCAGCAGACGCAGCAAAACTAGATAAAGCAAGTGTTGCTGAAACTGAAGCATTTTTAACTATATTTGCGACAAACTTCCcagattatttgtttaaaatttaccAGGAAGATCCAGATGGGACTTtgaaaaaactgaaagaaataagTCCCACAGTTACAATCAGAAGACAAGAAATTTCAGTACTTCTCTTAGGAAATGGAAAGTGTCGTTCAGTTTATTATAAAGAGGACTCTCTAGTTCAGTCACTgactaaaataatgaaaaaatgtttGCTCTCTGAgtcaaaaaaccaaaacaaatcttGTATCCCAGGTATGGAAGACCTCATAAATGGCAAAGTACAAATCTGGATTGAAAATGCTCTGCAGGCCACTAAAATGACTCTGGGCCATGAATATATTCTTCATGACAATGAAGTTGTTCCTGTGGATTATAAATGCACTGGTGTTGTTCAGAACAACATGAGATGGGGTGAAGGACTTCAGCAGTTTCTGCAGATGAAACACCAAACCAAACTCTCCAATATGAGTCTTATAACGAACTTCATGTCCAATGTTGGCTTATTCAAGAAATACAATGACCAGATCTATGGGATAACTGGAACTTTAGGTGACCAAACAGAGCTTGACATGCTGAAAAAACTCTACAATGGCATGAAGACCTGCAACATTCCCTCATTCAGAAGGAGGAAACTTTATGAGCTGGAAGGCCTGGTGGTTTCTGAAGAGGACGAGTGGATCAGGACCATCTGTGATGCTGTTCAACATCAAGTGTTTCCTACAGTCTATCGAGGTCCACGAGCAGCTCTCATCATCTGTGAAACAATCAATCGTGCTGAAATGTTTCACAAGACCCTTGCAGACACCATTTCAAAAGACAAGCTGAAACTCTATGTGAATAACAACATGAATAACTCCACAGTAATTGATAAAACTGTTGAAGGCGGTGACGTAATCATTGCAACAAATCTAGCAGGCCGAGGTACTGACCTAAAGGTCTGTAAAAGTGTAAATGAAGCAGGAGGTCTGTTTGTGCTGCAAACCTTCCTACCTCTGAACATCCGTGTTGAACAGCAAGCGTTTGGACGAACAGCTCGACAAGGAAGTCCAGGATCTGCTCAACTCATCATGTGTGACAGTCATTTCTCGGAATCAGTCAAACTAGTGATGGACCTAAAGACATCTCTACCAAGTTTACTTAGCCATGTCGAACACCTCACAATGATACTAAAGTCATGTCTTAAAAACACATTGTCCACACAGAGTCTATTTGAGGAAACTGTCTATTGTTACTTGAACAAACGCAGCTCTCAAACCCATAAGGCAATGATTTTGGCTCTCACAGGCTTCTTAAACATGGAATCCGCCCCATTTATGGGTTGCAATCTTGCAGAGGCAAAGGATGCCAGAAAAATTCTGGTAAAAATCAGACTCTCAAGATTTCTTGAAAAAGATGTTGCAAAAATCTCTAAAGAGGAAGAGCTTTTTTCCATCTACCTTGATATTTTGGACCAAATTTATGAAGATGATGTTTTCCCTGACCAGCGAGATGTGATTGTGTCCTCTCTTCATGAGTGTTGGGGTTTGTGGCTCCTGATGAATTCTAGTGAGGAAAAGCCCATAGAGATGCAGAAGGAAAAGCTGAAAGTGGACTTGTCAAATGCAAAGCAGAAACTTTTTAGTAAACAGTCTCCATCCTCAATGGTCTACTATTACATTAGGTCTGGAAACAATCTCCGTGAACAAAGATGCCTTAAAGAGAGCATGGACATGTACACTAAAGCTCTGGAGGAGGATGCATCTGGTTCAATTATTCCGCTCTATAATCGTGCACTGGCCACTATTATGAAGAAGGATGCTGGTTATATTGCCCGAGCACTGGCTGATCTGGAAAAGGCTGTCATTGCAATAGATTTATACAAGTTACAGCTAGCAAGTATTCATATTCTTGTGAAATCATCAAGCCATGAGCCATCAACAGAAGCTGATAATTTGCTCACCAAACAGATTCATGTGAAGTTCGTGATTGTAGACCAACTCAAAATTAACATTCAAGATGCTGTAATGAAGTTGAAAAGGGCTGAACGCAGAGGAGATGATGTGAGACTGCTGGAAAAACATGTAATTTTTCTAGCTAAAGACTTTCTGAAGAGGACTATAGGCCGAAGAAACATAAGCCTGGCAGAAGGACTTGCCCTTCATCTGATAGAAGACTTTACAAAGACGGCTACAATCAGACGAGGAGATGTAAACGTGATTGAAAAATATGTTCAGCATTTCTTTGGGAATAGGCCTGAGGGCAGAAGAGAAGACGTGAACATGAATGAAAGTCTTTCATTTGAGCCATTAGACGACTTTATTCGCAGTTCTCAAAGAAACCTTGTAGAGTTGCTAAGAGAATATGAATATTTCATGTCATTAGGTCTTGACACGATTTTTGAGTTGGACACCATATTTTCTGTCAGTGGCTATATATCAAAGATTTTTAAAACACCTGTTTGA